The bacterium genomic interval TTTGCAATAATTTGCATCTGCCGCTGCAAGCCGGGTCGAATGATGTGCTGAAACGGATGAAACGGGACTATTCGCGGGAAGATTATCTGGCCAAAGTGGAATACTTGCGACAGCGATGCCCGGATATCGCTTTAAGCTCGGACATCATTGTGGGATTCCCCGGAGAGACTCGCGAAGACTTTGCACGTACTATGTATGTAGTACGTAAAGTGGAATATTCCGGCATTTTTTCTTTTAAATACTCCCAGCGTCCTTTCACCGCGGCCTTGAAAATGGAAGATGATGTTCCGGAAGAGGAAAAAAGCGAACGCCTTGCGGAGCTTCAACAATCGCAACGGGAAATTCAGCTGCGGTTAAACAAAAAAATGATTGGAGCTTCGCAGGAAGTGTTGGTGGAATCGCATTCCAGAAAAGGAGAGGCGATGCTCAGCGGTCGCACGGGTTGCAACCGGGTCGTGAATTTTCAAGGCTCCGAGGGTCTGCTGGGAAAGTTTGTTCAGGTTCAAATCACCGATGCCGGCCCGAATTCTCTACAGGGCCGTTTGTAAACAAAGTAGCGCGGGCGTCCCGCCTGCGTCTTCTTAACTCACGCAGCCGGGACGGCCGCGCTACTTTGCTAAGAGAGGGAAGATGAAACATTTTGCTCTGCTCTATTTCTGCTTCTTATTCGCTCTGTCCGCCTTTTCCGAAGAGATTGCCATTGAACATGCCACTCTTTATCCCATCAGCGGGGGAGTCATTCAGGAAGGAACGATCCTGATTCGGAACGGCATCATTGCCGAAGTAGGAACGGGCGTGAACGTGTCGGATGCCGCGCGTCGTATCGAGGGACGCGGCAAACACGTGATGCCTGGAATCATCGACACGCATTCGCATATGGGCGTGTATCCCTGGCCGGGTGTCGATGCAAATTCGGATGGAAATGAAGCCACGGATCCGATCACGGCGCACGTGGATGCGCTCGATTCGGTCAGTCCTGAAGATCCGGCGTTCCAGCGAGCCGCTGCGGGTGGTGCAACAACCGTCCAGATCTTGCCCGGAAGCGCGAATCTGATCGGTGGAAAAGCCATTACAGTTCATGTGATTCCGGGGGCGGTCACTGTCGACCAGATCGTATTCAAAGAAGCGCCGCGCGGAATCAAAATGGCGCTCGGTGAGAATCCTAAACGCGTGTATGGCACACGCAACCAACTGCCCTCAACGCGCATGGGCAACTTCTATTTGTTGCGGGATGCTTTTACGAAAACCGTTGAATACCGAGATAAATGGGAACGATATAACAAGAAGCAGACCAAAGAACCGCCGGAAAAAAACCTGAAGTGGGAAACGCTGTTGCAGGTTTTGGATGGAAAAATTCTTGTGCATGTGCATTGCTATCGAGCAGATGAAATGATGCACATGATCGAAATTGCCGATCAGTTCAACTTTAAGATCACTTCCTTCCAGCATTCGCTCGAAGCGTACAAAGTCGCGGATATTCTTGCGAAACGAAACATCGCCGCCGCAACCTGGGCCGATTGGTGGGGTTTCAAAGTGGAAGCGTGGAAAGGGATTCCCTGGAATGCTGCTCATCTCGTTTCGAAAGGAGTCGTTGTCAATCTCCATACCGACAGCAGCGATCTTGTGCAGCGAATGAATGTGGAAGCGGAAAAAACCTTGAAATATGGTATGAGCGAAGCGGATGCGCTGAAGACCATCACGATCTGGCCCGCAAAAATGCTGGGAATCGATCGTTATGTGGGAACACTCGAAAAAGGCAAAAAGGCCGACATCGTAATGTTTGATGGCCCGCCGTTGAGCATTTATTCTCATGTCCTTCTCACGATGGTAGAAGGCAGGACGACCTATGAAAGGAGGGCAAAATGAGACTGCTAGTTGGAGCGCGGACTTCCAGTCCTCAAGGATGCGAAAACTCCACAAGTTTTTGCGGGCAAAGATGCCCGCGCTCCCGCAAGGACTCCCTAAATAGCTTTTGCACCATGTTTGCTCTTTTCTTCCTGCTCCTTTCCTCTCCTGCGTTCTCTGAAACGATCGCGATCACGAATGCGAAAATTTACACGATGGCTGGTCCGGTAATTGAAAAGGGAACAGTGTTGATGCGCGATGGAAAGATTCAAGAAGTCGGCTCAAATGTGAGTGTCCCTGCGGACTCGCGGGTGATTGACGCATCCGGAAAAAGCGTGTTTCCCGGGTTCATCGATGCGAATTGCCATATCGGTTTGAGTGAAGTGACCCAGGTAACCGCGACCGTTGATAGTTCCGAAAGCGTGGATCCGGTAACGCCGCAGATGCGCGTTACCGATGCGTTTTTCCCGGAGAGTTTTGCCATCGGCGTGACGCGCAGCAATGGTGTTGTTGCGGGAATCGTTTCTCCGGCCGATGAAAATGTGTTTGCAGGAATGAGCTCTTTGATCGAGTTTTCAGGGAAGCGAATCGATGAAGTCGTTTTGAAACCTGTTACAGCTTTGCACGTGACGATGGGAGAAGCCCCCAAGGCAAAATACGGGGAAGCAAACAAAGCACCGAGCACACGGATGGGCACAGCCGCACTGATTCGCCAGACGCTAGTCAAGGCACGCGAGTACGAAGAACAATGGAAACGTTACGAGAAAAAAAAATCTGAAAAGAAACCGAAAGACGAAGATAAGTCCCCGGAACGGGATATGAAGCTTGATGCAGTTCTGGATGT includes:
- a CDS encoding amidohydrolase, with the translated sequence MKHFALLYFCFLFALSAFSEEIAIEHATLYPISGGVIQEGTILIRNGIIAEVGTGVNVSDAARRIEGRGKHVMPGIIDTHSHMGVYPWPGVDANSDGNEATDPITAHVDALDSVSPEDPAFQRAAAGGATTVQILPGSANLIGGKAITVHVIPGAVTVDQIVFKEAPRGIKMALGENPKRVYGTRNQLPSTRMGNFYLLRDAFTKTVEYRDKWERYNKKQTKEPPEKNLKWETLLQVLDGKILVHVHCYRADEMMHMIEIADQFNFKITSFQHSLEAYKVADILAKRNIAAATWADWWGFKVEAWKGIPWNAAHLVSKGVVVNLHTDSSDLVQRMNVEAEKTLKYGMSEADALKTITIWPAKMLGIDRYVGTLEKGKKADIVMFDGPPLSIYSHVLLTMVEGRTTYERRAK
- a CDS encoding amidohydrolase family protein; translation: MFALFFLLLSSPAFSETIAITNAKIYTMAGPVIEKGTVLMRDGKIQEVGSNVSVPADSRVIDASGKSVFPGFIDANCHIGLSEVTQVTATVDSSESVDPVTPQMRVTDAFFPESFAIGVTRSNGVVAGIVSPADENVFAGMSSLIEFSGKRIDEVVLKPVTALHVTMGEAPKAKYGEANKAPSTRMGTAALIRQTLVKAREYEEQWKRYEKKKSEKKPKDEDKSPERDMKLDAVLDVLAGKIPLVVSAHRVDDILTAIRIAEEFGIKKNLVINHGTNAYKIADILAREKIPVILGPVTTQPDSMETLGANYESAMQLHKAGVLIAIQSNETHNARNLPYEAALAVANGLPYEEALKAITTNVAKIFRFDQTAGTIEAGKRANVIVAEGDPLEPRTRISNVFIGGQEITEPNYHEQLYEEMN